One stretch of Bacteroidota bacterium DNA includes these proteins:
- a CDS encoding tetratricopeptide repeat protein, with product MNCKLLILLASFGMYAFSQVDSTGIKLLSGRQFTEAQSFFESAIKKNSKDADAHYYLALSFMGQRNLDDAEDEIDEAIDLNEHVSKYHIARGNILGLQTMNANPVSQAFLAPKVKNAYLRGSELDPNNIEARQALYNYYVMAPGIMGGSEEKAFEQANAIVKLNPFRGYMMLANFHMRVNKDTIEAEKQIKKAISAEPERGDGYKQLGYHYLNRKRFQDAYIQMQKFIDAEPKNPDSYDSYGDVFKAEKKYDQAIEKYHRALSVDKTFSASIYSLAECYELKGQRQKAKETFQWFIAVDPHNRRADTAQKKIKEL from the coding sequence ATGAACTGCAAACTTCTTATTCTGCTAGCGTCTTTCGGGATGTACGCTTTTAGTCAGGTTGATAGTACGGGAATAAAGCTGTTGAGTGGAAGACAATTTACCGAAGCTCAATCGTTTTTTGAATCAGCGATAAAGAAAAATTCCAAAGATGCAGACGCACACTACTATCTTGCATTGTCATTCATGGGACAGAGGAATTTGGATGATGCTGAAGATGAAATTGACGAAGCAATCGATCTGAATGAACATGTCTCCAAGTATCACATTGCGCGCGGTAATATTCTGGGGTTGCAAACAATGAATGCCAATCCGGTGTCGCAGGCGTTTCTTGCTCCAAAAGTGAAAAATGCATATTTACGAGGATCGGAGCTTGATCCAAATAATATTGAAGCTCGGCAAGCGTTATATAATTATTATGTGATGGCGCCCGGAATTATGGGTGGAAGCGAGGAGAAGGCATTTGAACAAGCAAATGCGATTGTGAAGTTGAACCCGTTCCGAGGTTATATGATGTTGGCGAATTTTCATATGAGAGTGAATAAGGATACGATAGAAGCGGAAAAGCAGATCAAAAAAGCGATCAGTGCTGAACCGGAACGGGGAGATGGTTATAAGCAGCTGGGGTACCATTATCTAAATCGAAAACGATTTCAGGATGCATATATTCAAATGCAAAAGTTTATCGATGCGGAACCGAAGAATCCGGATTCCTACGACAGTTATGGAGATGTTTTCAAAGCAGAAAAAAAATACGATCAGGCAATTGAAAAATACCATAGAGCGTTATCAGTTGATAAAACATTCAGTGCTTCAATTTATTCCCTTGCAGAATGTTACGAGTTGAAAGGTCAAAGACAAAAAGCGAAAGAAACATTCCAATGGTTTATCGCTGTTGATCCGCACAACCGACGTGCAGATACTGCGCAAAAGAAAATCAAAGAATTATAG
- a CDS encoding SUMF1/EgtB/PvdO family nonheme iron enzyme, which produces MKWFLMKKYLPVILMVIVLQNYNCTQKAPENVTQNISTPIVSIMTPTSSKVMGDSVLIQVSATDDKGIVKVELYIDNQIPPGGTMLVSPYIYRWDVESNPDGSGHIIYAKAYDGDNNVTSTEVKTVYSYTLAPTLLQLKIVGDTVIVLSWKDNSNEESGFEIEQRVNEGMFTLIETVGENVTTAFIQGFNKNDDTLSFRVRGVNASSKSRYSDIRFLGFDYHDMILVEGGTFLMGSASSIDNAAYPIHSVTLSNFFIKKTEVTQSEWKNVIEWKNANGGTKLNYNPSLSKGDQLPVDRVNWDEVKLWLSYLNEKENTTRYRLPTEAEWEFAARGGKKSKGYVYSGSNDINEVSWNFDNASRRTHPVATKMPNELGIYDMSGNCWEWCEDWYSAYEIFDQTDPTGPNQGAEKILRSGGALHDTGSRVAFRAYISPSVDPPVTYGFRYAIGE; this is translated from the coding sequence ATGAAATGGTTTCTGATGAAAAAATATCTTCCCGTTATTTTGATGGTTATTGTTCTTCAAAATTACAACTGCACCCAAAAAGCACCGGAAAACGTAACCCAAAATATTTCGACTCCAATCGTAAGTATTATGACGCCAACATCGTCAAAAGTTATGGGTGACAGTGTTCTCATTCAGGTATCCGCTACAGACGACAAAGGAATCGTAAAGGTTGAATTGTATATCGATAACCAAATTCCTCCTGGTGGTACAATGCTGGTCTCTCCATATATTTATCGATGGGACGTGGAATCAAATCCTGATGGGTCTGGGCATATTATTTATGCGAAAGCTTATGATGGTGATAATAATGTTACCAGCACTGAAGTGAAGACCGTTTATTCGTATACACTTGCACCAACGCTGTTACAATTAAAAATTGTTGGAGATACGGTTATTGTCCTTTCATGGAAAGACAATTCCAACGAAGAATCCGGTTTTGAGATTGAACAACGAGTAAATGAGGGAATGTTCACTTTGATAGAAACGGTCGGGGAGAATGTTACAACTGCATTTATTCAAGGGTTTAATAAAAACGATGATACACTTTCCTTTCGAGTGAGAGGAGTAAATGCGTCAAGTAAAAGTCGGTATTCGGATATCCGCTTTTTGGGTTTTGATTATCATGATATGATTTTAGTCGAAGGTGGGACTTTTCTGATGGGGAGCGCTAGCAGCATTGATAATGCGGCATATCCGATTCATTCCGTTACACTGAGTAATTTCTTCATAAAAAAAACTGAAGTGACACAGTCAGAATGGAAAAATGTGATTGAATGGAAGAACGCTAATGGCGGTACAAAATTGAACTATAATCCGAGTTTATCAAAAGGCGATCAGTTGCCGGTGGATCGTGTGAATTGGGACGAAGTGAAATTATGGCTATCGTATTTGAATGAAAAGGAGAATACGACACGCTACAGACTGCCGACAGAAGCAGAGTGGGAATTTGCGGCACGAGGAGGGAAGAAGAGCAAAGGATATGTGTATAGCGGCAGTAATGATATTAACGAAGTCTCTTGGAATTTTGACAATGCATCAAGGAGGACACATCCCGTCGCTACAAAAATGCCAAATGAATTGGGGATCTACGATATGAGCGGTAATTGTTGGGAATGGTGTGAAGACTGGTATTCGGCGTATGAGATTTTTGATCAAACGGACCCGACTGGACCAAACCAGGGTGCAGAGAAAATTCTTCGAAGCGGAGGTGCCTTGCACGACACAGGGAGCAGAGTTGCTTTTCGAGCGTATATCAGTCCTTCGGTTGATCCTCCGGTCACGTATGGATTTCGCTATGCTATCGGAGAATGA
- a CDS encoding CCA tRNA nucleotidyltransferase, with translation MKLEITNTFLKKIGAVADEHSIEAYVVGGYVRDKLLGKEVSDIDIVVVGNGIEFAEAVAVALKKRKIVTYEKFGTAMMPTEGGKIEFVGARKESYHRDSRNPIVEVGTLEEDLSRRDFTMNALAISLNSAQRGELMDPFHGEADLHEKIIRTPLDPLATFDDDPLRIMRAIRFSSQLGFSIEETTRNAIPQMKERLAIISQERITEEFMKIMASPKPSVGLRLMFDTGVLHIVFSEVAELSGVDQRQDHHHKDVFLHTCQVVDNISVMTGNIYLRMAALLHDIAKPKTKKFIEGIGWTFHGHEEIGARMVKHIFRKLKLPFEHIPYVEKIVRLHQRPMQLVDETVTDSAVRRILFEAGEEIDDLMTLCRADITSKNPKLVKQYSENYDQVYAKMREVEEKDKLRAFQPPVRGDEIMQICDLPAGKLVGVLKSKIEEAILEGRIPNEHDPALKFLLEIKDDVVREYHSQSSNQSL, from the coding sequence ATGAAATTGGAAATCACAAATACGTTTCTCAAAAAAATCGGCGCTGTTGCGGATGAACACTCTATAGAAGCATATGTCGTCGGCGGATATGTTCGCGACAAACTTCTCGGGAAAGAGGTGAGTGATATTGATATTGTCGTTGTCGGAAACGGGATTGAGTTTGCCGAAGCTGTTGCCGTCGCATTGAAAAAGAGAAAGATCGTAACCTATGAAAAATTCGGAACGGCAATGATGCCAACCGAAGGGGGAAAGATCGAATTTGTGGGAGCGCGGAAAGAAAGTTATCATCGAGATTCACGCAATCCTATCGTGGAAGTTGGAACGTTGGAGGAAGATCTTTCCCGCCGTGATTTTACGATGAACGCACTTGCCATCTCGCTCAATTCAGCACAGCGGGGTGAATTGATGGATCCGTTTCATGGTGAAGCTGATCTTCACGAAAAAATTATTCGTACTCCGCTTGATCCGTTGGCGACATTTGATGATGATCCTCTTCGCATAATGCGTGCCATCCGATTTTCTTCTCAATTGGGATTCTCTATTGAAGAGACAACACGAAATGCGATTCCTCAAATGAAAGAACGACTTGCCATTATTTCACAAGAACGGATTACAGAAGAGTTTATGAAGATAATGGCAAGCCCTAAACCGTCTGTCGGTTTACGGTTGATGTTCGATACCGGCGTATTACACATTGTCTTCTCGGAAGTTGCTGAATTGTCCGGAGTCGACCAGCGTCAGGATCATCATCACAAAGATGTCTTTCTTCACACCTGTCAGGTTGTAGATAATATCAGTGTCATGACGGGAAATATCTATTTGAGAATGGCAGCTCTCTTGCATGACATTGCAAAACCAAAGACAAAAAAATTTATTGAAGGAATCGGTTGGACGTTCCATGGTCATGAAGAAATCGGCGCAAGAATGGTAAAGCATATCTTCCGCAAATTGAAGTTGCCATTCGAGCATATTCCATATGTCGAAAAAATTGTTCGTCTGCACCAGCGTCCAATGCAATTGGTGGATGAGACGGTTACTGATTCCGCCGTGCGGCGAATATTATTTGAAGCAGGAGAAGAGATTGACGATTTGATGACGCTTTGCAGAGCAGATATCACATCGAAAAATCCAAAATTGGTAAAGCAATATTCCGAAAATTACGATCAGGTCTATGCAAAGATGAGGGAAGTAGAGGAGAAAGATAAACTGCGTGCATTTCAACCTCCTGTACGTGGAGATGAAATTATGCAAATATGCGATCTCCCTGCCGGAAAACTTGTTGGCGTTCTTAAATCAAAAATTGAAGAAGCAATTTTGGAAGGCCGTATACCGAATGAACACGATCCTGCGTTGAAGTTCCTCTTAGAGATTAAGGATGATGTTGTCCGCGAATATCATTCTCAATCATCCAATCAATCCCTTTAA
- a CDS encoding ABC transporter permease, translating to MQVQESIGMALNAIRVNKLRSVLTLLGIGVGVFSIIGVMTAMGVLQNAIETGVSQLGANTFQIQKYPANGFNDHDRSRFRNRKDITYEQAELFYDRMKLAKYVGLEVWTFGKIAEYKNIKTNPSVQVAGESIDGLATNNWNVEFGRSYTNQEVQSASKVAVIGSDVVKKLFPIGNPIGEFIRADGIQYKVIGTLVDKGSVLGGSQGNMVIIPITTHLNIYGRDRSVNIMVSARDQNTYNEVLEFSRGVLRVIRQVPPGEPDDFEIFSNDTVIAQFNETTFMIKIGALGIACIALLAAGVGIMNIMLVSVTERTKEIGIRKALGATKTNVLSQFLTESVVFSQIGGVIGIVCGSIMGNIVSLLLDAPPIYPWNNSVAILQTPLLDFTALEMNITALIFCSIIGIVFGVYPAWKAANLDPIEALRFE from the coding sequence ATGCAAGTTCAAGAAAGTATAGGAATGGCACTGAACGCAATTCGTGTAAACAAATTGCGTTCCGTCTTAACACTGCTCGGAATTGGTGTCGGTGTTTTTTCCATTATCGGTGTTATGACTGCTATGGGTGTTTTGCAGAATGCCATTGAGACGGGGGTGAGTCAATTAGGTGCGAATACGTTCCAGATTCAAAAATATCCGGCGAATGGTTTTAATGATCATGATCGTTCACGTTTTCGCAATCGGAAGGACATCACGTATGAACAGGCAGAATTGTTTTATGATCGAATGAAACTTGCTAAGTATGTCGGTTTGGAAGTCTGGACATTCGGGAAAATTGCTGAATATAAAAATATAAAGACTAATCCTAGTGTGCAGGTTGCCGGTGAATCGATAGATGGATTGGCGACAAATAATTGGAATGTTGAATTTGGCCGTTCCTATACCAATCAGGAAGTTCAATCGGCTTCGAAAGTAGCGGTGATTGGGAGTGATGTTGTTAAAAAATTATTCCCAATTGGTAATCCAATTGGTGAATTTATCCGAGCTGACGGAATTCAATATAAAGTGATCGGTACGCTAGTCGATAAAGGTTCCGTGTTAGGAGGCTCCCAAGGGAACATGGTTATTATACCTATCACCACCCATCTTAATATTTACGGCAGAGATCGTTCCGTCAATATCATGGTCTCAGCACGCGATCAAAACACTTACAATGAAGTATTGGAGTTCTCTCGCGGTGTGCTGAGAGTGATTCGTCAAGTGCCGCCGGGTGAACCGGATGATTTTGAAATTTTTTCCAACGACACGGTAATTGCTCAGTTCAATGAAACGACATTCATGATCAAGATCGGAGCATTAGGGATTGCTTGCATTGCATTGCTTGCAGCAGGTGTCGGTATTATGAATATCATGCTCGTGTCGGTGACTGAGCGGACAAAAGAAATTGGTATCAGAAAGGCATTAGGAGCAACAAAAACTAATGTCTTATCGCAATTTCTAACGGAATCAGTTGTATTCTCTCAGATCGGCGGAGTGATAGGTATTGTCTGCGGTTCGATTATGGGAAATATTGTATCGTTGTTATTGGATGCGCCTCCCATCTATCCTTGGAATAATTCTGTGGCGATTTTGCAGACTCCTCTGTTAGATTTTACCGCACTCGAAATGAACATTACCGCCTTAATTTTCTGTTCTATCATCGGGATTGTTTTTGGAGTGTATCCTGCTTGGAAGGCTGCTAATTTGGATCCCATCGAAGCTCTTCGATTTGAATAA
- a CDS encoding ABC transporter ATP-binding protein: protein MQPVINIKNIKKTYVMGTVEVNALVDVSVQIVKNEYVAIMGPSGSGKSTLMNVIGCLDTPTSGLYEFNGVNVSEMNDNELAKIRNKEIGFVFQTFNLLARSNALHNVELPLIYSGMKKGLRTKLAEEALGHVKLEDRMHHKPNELSGGQRQRVAIARALVTKPSIILADEPTGNLDSKTGVEIMGLFNELHAQGNTIILVTHEEDIARHAHRIIRVRDGLVESDTVVDDRILPGVHV from the coding sequence ATGCAACCAGTCATCAATATTAAAAATATCAAAAAAACCTATGTGATGGGAACGGTGGAGGTCAATGCACTTGTTGACGTTTCAGTTCAAATCGTTAAGAACGAGTATGTTGCCATCATGGGTCCTTCGGGTTCCGGGAAATCGACATTGATGAATGTGATCGGTTGTCTTGATACCCCTACATCAGGTCTCTACGAATTTAACGGAGTGAACGTCAGCGAGATGAATGATAACGAGCTGGCAAAGATCAGAAATAAAGAGATCGGGTTTGTCTTCCAAACCTTTAACTTATTAGCCCGTTCGAATGCGCTGCATAACGTTGAACTTCCGTTGATCTATTCGGGAATGAAAAAGGGTCTTCGAACAAAACTTGCAGAAGAAGCGCTGGGTCACGTAAAGCTTGAAGATCGGATGCATCATAAACCAAATGAACTTTCCGGCGGTCAGCGACAGCGTGTGGCAATTGCTCGGGCATTGGTAACAAAGCCATCCATCATTCTTGCGGACGAACCGACTGGTAATCTTGATTCGAAGACGGGTGTGGAGATTATGGGATTATTCAATGAGCTTCACGCTCAAGGAAACACAATTATCCTTGTCACTCATGAAGAGGATATTGCGCGTCATGCTCACAGAATTATCCGTGTGCGCGACGGGCTTGTAGAAAGTGATACTGTTGTTGATGATAGAATATTGCCAGGCGTTCACGTTTAA
- a CDS encoding DUF5700 domain-containing putative Zn-dependent protease, producing MKIFFSLFQFLLYAVAFSQSNFNVTLRLDFSSVDALIELSEGKIANVNRVAELKGNQIAASTSALLAREKYSTQLFSRELERFRNGASLSNDMFGLSASSVYLQQIKALSQESKRRNLDRKVLATISPFFPSQTRITASIPVYFVALGNENAAAFVRSVVWRDNIPMFVGDGEGELTIVVNVTRSVQHIRDIQIQFVDMMSTLAHETFHAIFGVYQQTSPTWKALENNPEPYWTLAELTQNEGFAYLISLQQRNGGELPADRLTAARQSVGDLNNALKELSSPSITSSRARELIMNSNLSGSYEKNYGATAGLLMAHSIDAKLGRQSLTECLENGVGDFFGKYQQLAEQNGELPKFDKEVVLMLQK from the coding sequence ATGAAAATATTTTTTAGTCTGTTCCAGTTTCTGCTGTACGCTGTTGCTTTCAGTCAATCAAACTTCAACGTCACGCTTCGTTTGGATTTTTCTTCAGTAGATGCATTGATTGAATTGAGCGAAGGAAAAATCGCCAATGTCAATCGAGTTGCCGAATTAAAAGGAAATCAAATAGCAGCTTCTACAAGTGCACTGCTTGCCAGAGAAAAATATTCCACCCAGCTTTTTTCACGCGAGCTTGAACGGTTTCGAAACGGAGCGAGTCTTTCCAACGACATGTTTGGATTGAGTGCTTCATCCGTTTATCTGCAACAGATAAAAGCATTATCGCAGGAATCAAAAAGACGAAACCTTGATCGAAAAGTTCTTGCAACTATTTCTCCCTTTTTCCCATCGCAAACACGAATTACTGCGTCCATCCCGGTGTATTTCGTGGCATTAGGAAATGAAAATGCCGCAGCATTCGTCCGCAGTGTTGTCTGGCGGGATAATATTCCAATGTTTGTGGGAGACGGCGAAGGAGAATTGACGATTGTTGTGAATGTAACAAGATCTGTTCAGCATATCCGCGATATCCAGATTCAATTTGTGGATATGATGAGCACGCTGGCACACGAAACATTTCATGCAATCTTCGGAGTGTATCAACAAACTTCTCCGACTTGGAAGGCATTAGAAAACAATCCGGAACCATATTGGACGCTGGCAGAACTGACTCAAAACGAAGGATTTGCTTATCTCATCTCGCTGCAACAGCGAAACGGCGGTGAGTTACCGGCAGACAGACTTACTGCCGCTCGGCAATCTGTGGGTGATCTTAATAATGCATTGAAAGAATTATCTTCCCCATCCATAACATCTAGTCGTGCCCGCGAATTGATTATGAATTCCAATCTGTCCGGTTCGTACGAAAAGAATTACGGCGCAACGGCAGGATTATTAATGGCACATTCCATTGATGCAAAACTTGGCAGACAATCGTTGACTGAATGTTTAGAGAATGGTGTTGGAGATTTTTTTGGAAAGTATCAGCAGTTGGCGGAACAAAATGGCGAGCTGCCAAAGTTTGATAAAGAAGTAGTGTTGATGCTCCAAAAATAA
- a CDS encoding efflux RND transporter periplasmic adaptor subunit yields the protein MANGKKNKKKLFIFSGIGVVAIVLVLVVVLGSKKENIITVQSEKVGRRTITQMVNASGKIQPETMVKINAEVSGEITVLPVKEGDKIKKGELLVRIKPDQYQAQVDRAEAGLQSARASMNLQKSNLEKAESEFKRAQELFEKKLLSDQEFISAKTSFSAAKSQFESSQAGVRQAEASFRDAKESLNKTSIYSPMHGTISQLISELGERVSGSGFTQGTQIMTVADLSMMEARVDVGENDIVNISIGDTSRITIDAYPDKKFVGIVYEIANTAKSKGLGTQEEVTNFEVKIRILDKDIALRPGMSMTADIETETKKNAIAVPIQSVTTRAPKPKEGDKPKEELPQSPGGPGGMSMNEKPIECVFIVENGKAKMVPVKRGINDEGYVEIISGMTQDIEVISGTYKAINRDLEDGSVVKVENSAAKFAMGKPGENK from the coding sequence ATGGCAAATGGCAAAAAAAATAAAAAGAAACTGTTCATCTTTTCCGGCATCGGTGTTGTTGCAATCGTGCTGGTGCTTGTTGTTGTGCTTGGAAGCAAAAAAGAGAACATCATTACTGTTCAATCAGAAAAGGTTGGCCGTCGCACAATCACTCAAATGGTGAATGCTTCCGGAAAAATTCAACCGGAAACGATGGTGAAGATCAATGCTGAAGTGAGCGGCGAAATTACGGTGCTTCCCGTGAAAGAGGGAGACAAAATAAAAAAAGGTGAACTGCTTGTCCGGATCAAACCGGATCAATATCAAGCACAAGTTGATCGTGCAGAAGCGGGACTTCAATCTGCGCGTGCCAGCATGAATTTACAGAAATCGAACCTTGAAAAAGCGGAATCAGAATTTAAACGTGCGCAAGAATTGTTTGAAAAGAAACTCTTGTCTGATCAGGAATTCATTTCTGCAAAAACATCGTTCAGTGCGGCAAAGTCACAATTCGAATCATCGCAGGCAGGTGTTCGTCAAGCTGAAGCGTCATTCCGTGATGCAAAGGAAAGCCTGAATAAAACATCGATCTATTCGCCGATGCACGGTACCATCTCGCAGTTGATTTCTGAACTTGGAGAACGAGTCAGCGGCAGCGGATTCACACAAGGGACACAAATCATGACTGTTGCCGACCTTTCCATGATGGAAGCTCGTGTCGATGTCGGTGAAAATGATATCGTCAACATTTCCATCGGCGATACATCCCGCATTACTATTGATGCGTATCCTGACAAAAAATTTGTCGGTATTGTCTATGAGATTGCCAATACTGCAAAATCGAAAGGGCTCGGAACACAGGAAGAAGTCACAAATTTTGAGGTAAAAATTCGCATCTTAGATAAAGATATCGCGCTCCGTCCTGGTATGTCCATGACTGCCGATATTGAAACAGAAACAAAGAAGAATGCTATTGCCGTCCCGATTCAAAGTGTTACAACACGTGCTCCAAAACCCAAAGAGGGTGATAAACCAAAAGAAGAGTTACCCCAGTCACCAGGTGGCCCGGGTGGAATGTCAATGAATGAAAAACCGATTGAATGTGTTTTTATTGTTGAAAACGGCAAAGCGAAAATGGTTCCGGTAAAGCGCGGGATTAATGACGAAGGATATGTCGAAATTATCTCCGGAATGACTCAGGATATCGAAGTGATCAGCGGAACGTACAAAGCAATCAATCGTGATTTGGAGGATGGTTCAGTCGTGAAGGTCGAAAACTCCGCTGCCAAGTTTGCAATGGGCAAACCGGGTGAAAATAAATAA
- a CDS encoding TolC family protein, giving the protein MKNILTIALISLFSIAAVQAQENMTLQQAVQTALEKNIDVIRSKNSMQISDANVTAAYGNFIPSLSASASMGRNGSTSTTPVGDVINANGSVSAGLNANVTLFDGFRNTSSLNRATSSADAAAFNYAKQKQNTVLAVEQAYLTVLRNEQLLKVSQENLKRSQQQLSRIEESNKVGALAKSDVYRQQVQTANDELALINAQSNYDNSKQDLLYVLSLDVTKDYLFVDASVLQQIEGLISDSLHQEYADYNKLVQEALDSRPDYKSSLLAKQISENDLTISRSGHYPTLSLGAGYGYAGNDFGTLTDSKTWNWRLSLSVPIFNGFQTSTQTQTSQLNFELAEQQVEQAKRSVAKDVRSSLLTLETARKRYDVSLKNMKSAEEDRRIAEERYNLGSNTLLDLLVATANYTQAISNKVSSSYDFVYAKLQFRIAVGREKY; this is encoded by the coding sequence ATGAAAAATATCCTCACTATTGCGCTAATTTCGCTGTTTTCTATAGCAGCAGTCCAGGCGCAAGAGAACATGACGCTACAACAAGCCGTTCAAACCGCCCTCGAAAAAAATATTGATGTAATCCGCTCAAAAAATTCCATGCAAATTTCAGATGCAAATGTTACTGCGGCATATGGAAATTTTATTCCCTCACTTTCAGCATCGGCAAGTATGGGACGTAATGGTTCAACATCCACGACACCGGTTGGTGATGTGATTAATGCAAATGGATCGGTCAGCGCAGGTTTGAATGCTAACGTGACATTGTTCGATGGTTTTCGAAATACTTCATCATTAAATAGAGCAACATCATCAGCGGATGCAGCTGCTTTTAACTATGCAAAACAAAAACAAAATACCGTGCTTGCTGTTGAACAGGCATATCTTACTGTGCTGCGAAATGAGCAATTATTGAAAGTAAGTCAGGAAAATCTAAAACGATCACAGCAGCAGCTTTCCCGCATTGAAGAATCAAATAAAGTAGGTGCGTTAGCAAAATCCGATGTGTACCGGCAACAAGTGCAGACGGCAAATGATGAGTTGGCTCTGATCAACGCACAAAGCAATTATGATAATTCCAAACAAGATTTACTTTATGTGTTATCGCTTGACGTGACAAAAGATTATCTCTTCGTGGATGCGTCGGTACTTCAACAGATTGAAGGATTAATTTCTGACTCTCTCCATCAGGAATATGCAGATTATAACAAACTGGTGCAGGAAGCATTGGACTCGCGGCCGGACTACAAATCATCGTTATTAGCAAAGCAGATATCGGAAAATGATCTTACTATTTCACGTTCCGGCCATTACCCGACGTTGAGTTTGGGTGCAGGATACGGTTATGCAGGAAATGATTTTGGAACATTGACCGATTCCAAAACATGGAATTGGAGATTGTCATTGTCTGTCCCGATTTTTAACGGATTTCAAACCAGCACGCAGACACAAACGAGTCAGTTAAATTTTGAACTTGCCGAACAGCAAGTTGAGCAGGCAAAACGGAGTGTTGCAAAGGATGTCCGGTCGTCATTATTGACTCTTGAAACTGCGCGAAAACGGTATGATGTCTCATTGAAAAATATGAAATCGGCTGAAGAAGATCGCCGAATTGCTGAAGAGCGCTATAATCTCGGTTCAAATACATTGCTGGATTTACTTGTTGCAACAGCAAACTATACGCAGGCTATTAGCAACAAAGTATCATCATCATATGATTTTGTTTACGCGAAACTGCAGTTCAGAATCGCAGTCGGAAGAGAAAAGTATTAA
- a CDS encoding ABC transporter permease: MKMSDFAYEVKEGLGISFQAIRANKMRSVLTTLGIVIGIVSVTLMGTAIEGMSRSFNEMVSKLGADVLYVQKFSWFSSEEEWLASRNRKNIDLKQFRAVRDQGTTISALSPVTGRRAPIKYRSITSDGISVQGVNDQYVQVAGLNLEMGRFFSQSESNGARPVTVLGYTTAEKLFPNENPLGKNVKIGAHTFRVVGVATKQGSFLGMDFDNTAFIPITNFLQKFANHRRGLTIQVKAANINDLDNTKEEIRGIMRKVRGVKPGVKDDFSINQQEMFIQTFNQIGGVIAGIGLFITALSLFVGAIGIMNIMFVSVTERTKEIGIRKAIGAKRSTILFQFLIESAALALFGGIIGIIISYPLSLMINQILPTSMPLSVVGIAIFISLLVGVVSGFLPANRASKMDPVEALRHE, encoded by the coding sequence ATGAAAATGTCAGATTTTGCGTACGAAGTGAAAGAAGGACTTGGGATCTCGTTCCAGGCGATCCGGGCAAATAAAATGCGCTCAGTCCTGACAACACTTGGTATTGTGATCGGTATTGTTTCGGTTACATTAATGGGAACGGCCATCGAAGGGATGAGCAGATCATTTAATGAAATGGTTTCGAAGCTTGGTGCGGATGTTTTGTATGTACAAAAATTTTCGTGGTTTTCGAGCGAGGAAGAATGGCTTGCATCACGCAATCGAAAGAATATCGATTTAAAACAATTTCGAGCAGTTCGAGATCAGGGAACCACGATCAGTGCTCTCAGTCCGGTGACCGGTCGCAGGGCTCCAATTAAATACCGCAGTATTACTTCGGATGGAATCTCCGTACAGGGAGTTAATGATCAATATGTTCAAGTTGCCGGTCTCAACCTTGAAATGGGAAGATTCTTTTCTCAATCGGAGTCTAATGGTGCTCGTCCGGTAACAGTGCTCGGATATACCACTGCCGAAAAATTATTTCCCAATGAGAATCCGCTTGGTAAAAATGTTAAAATCGGAGCGCATACATTTCGCGTTGTCGGAGTTGCGACAAAACAAGGGAGTTTTTTAGGGATGGATTTTGATAATACTGCTTTCATCCCTATCACAAACTTCCTGCAGAAGTTTGCCAATCATCGCAGGGGGCTCACGATTCAAGTGAAAGCTGCAAACATTAATGATCTTGACAATACAAAGGAAGAGATCCGCGGTATCATGCGAAAAGTACGAGGAGTAAAACCGGGAGTAAAAGATGATTTTTCGATCAATCAACAAGAAATGTTTATCCAAACATTTAATCAGATTGGCGGAGTGATTGCAGGAATTGGATTATTTATTACGGCGCTTTCTTTGTTTGTTGGTGCCATCGGAATTATGAACATCATGTTCGTTTCCGTGACCGAACGAACGAAGGAAATTGGAATTCGAAAAGCTATTGGTGCAAAGCGCTCGACAATCTTGTTCCAGTTTTTGATCGAGTCTGCGGCATTGGCACTTTTTGGCGGTATCATCGGGATTATTATTTCCTATCCATTAAGCTTAATGATTAATCAGATTCTTCCGACGTCCATGCCGCTATCGGTTGTAGGAATAGCAATATTCATTTCGTTGCTTGTCGGAGTTGTGTCCGGCTTCCTACCGGCAAATCGTGCATCGAAAATGGATCCTGTTGAAGCGTTGCGCCACGAATAA